One segment of Polyodon spathula isolate WHYD16114869_AA chromosome 20, ASM1765450v1, whole genome shotgun sequence DNA contains the following:
- the wipi1 gene encoding WD repeat domain phosphoinositide-interacting protein 1 isoform X8 produces the protein METVEEAEGSGGPGGQGGLICASFNQDTTSLAVGTKNGYRLFSVTSVDRLDRVHESKSPDVYIVERLFSSSLVVVVSLSMPRRMNVYHFKKGTEICNYSYSNNILAVRLNRQRLIVCLEESIYIHNIKDMKLLKTLLNTPINPTGLCALSINHSNSYLAYPGSSAIGEIIVYDANNLSTVTMIPAHDSPLAAITFSSSGTKLSSASERGTVIRVFSVPEGLKLFEFRRGMKRYVSISSLSFSMDAQFLCASSNTETVHIFKLEQHSHSRDEESPTWSAYVGKVFSAASSYLPAQVSDMMNQDRAFATVRLNVFGQKNVCAISTIQKLPRLLVASADGYLYIYNVDPQDGGECVLVKKHRLFGSDEEEEDASESEMTAALVSQSYAATVAMPTTMPSSSAVTGYSEDGGTKKGEVIPEHEFAASPVCLDDENEFPPINSCRGRSRSGQGRRT, from the exons ATGGAGACTGTTGAGGAAGCCGAAGGATCCGGGGGACCGGGCGGTCAGGGCGGACTGATCTGCGCCTCTTTCAACCAAGATACAAC ATCCCTCGCAGTTGGTACAAAAAATGGCTACAGGTTGTTTTCTGTGACTTCAGTAGACAGACTGGACCGCGTCCATGAAAGCA AAAGCCCAGATGTGTACATCGTGGAGAGGCTCTTCTCCAGCAGTCTGGTGGTGGTGGTCAGCCTCTCCATGCCTCGCCGTATGAACGTGTACCACTTCAAGAAAGGGACAGAGATATGCAACTACAGCTACTCCAACAACATCCTGGCTGTGCGTTTGAACCGCCAG AGACTGATAGTCTGTCTGGAGGAATCCATCTACATACACAATATAAAGGACATGAAGCTATTGAAAACTCTCCTCAATACGCCAATAAACCCTACAG GCTTGTGTGCACTTTCCATTAACCATTCCAACTCGTACCTGGCTTACCCTGGCAGCTCAGCTATCGGGGAGATTATAGTGTACGATGCTAATAACTTG AGCACAGTGACGATGATTCCAGCCCATGACAGCCCTCTCGCTGCTATAACCTTCAGCTCTTCAGGAACTAAATTGTCCAGCGCTTCCGAGAGG GGCACAGTCATCCGAGTCTTCTCCGTTCCAGAGGGCCTGAAGCTCTTCGAGTTCCGCAGAGGGATGAAGAG GTATGTCAGCATCAGCTCTCTCTCGTTCAGCATGGACGCTCAGTTCCTGTGCGCCTCCAGCAACACGGAGACTGTGCACATCTTCAAACTGGAACAGCACAGCCACAG TCGTGATGAGGAATCTCCCACCTGGTCTGCCTATGTAGGGAAGGTGTTTTCCGCTGCCAGTAGCTACCTCCCAGCGCAGGTGTCAGACATGATGAACCAGGACCGCGCCTTTGCCACAGTGCGGCTCAACGTTTTTGGACAGAAGAACGTCTGCGCTATCTCCAC GATTCAGAAGCTGCCCCGCCTGCTGGTTGCCTCTGCGGACGGATACCTCTACATCTACAACGTGGACCCGCAGGATGGGGGCGAGTGTGTGCTGGTGAAGAAGCACAG GTTGTTTGGCTCAGACGAGGAGGAAGAGGATGCTTCAGAGAGCGAAATGACCGCTGCCCTGGTCAGCCAGTCATACGCTGCCACTGTGGCCATGCCCACTACCATGCCTTCCTCTTCAGCGGTGACTG GTTATTCGGAGGATGGAGGAACGAAGAAAGGCGAGGTGATTCCAGAACATGAATTCGCAGCCAGCCCTGTGTGTCTGGATGACGAGAATGAGTTCCCTCCA ATAAATTCGTGCCGTGGCAGGAGTCGGAGTGGACAGGGGAGGAGGACGTGA
- the wipi1 gene encoding WD repeat domain phosphoinositide-interacting protein 1 isoform X4 codes for METVEEAEGSGGPGGQGGLICASFNQDTTSLAVGTKNGYRLFSVTSVDRLDRVHESIHFLAVDEKDTRGQTTPRTDAHTAPCTDTILKKPLATESPDVYIVERLFSSSLVVVVSLSMPRRMNVYHFKKGTEICNYSYSNNILAVRLNRQRLIVCLEESIYIHNIKDMKLLKTLLNTPINPTGLCALSINHSNSYLAYPGSSAIGEIIVYDANNLSTVTMIPAHDSPLAAITFSSSGTKLSSASERGTVIRVFSVPEGLKLFEFRRGMKRYVSISSLSFSMDAQFLCASSNTETVHIFKLEQHSHSSRDEESPTWSAYVGKVFSAASSYLPAQVSDMMNQDRAFATVRLNVFGQKNVCAISTIQKLPRLLVASADGYLYIYNVDPQDGGECVLVKKHRLFGSDEEEEDASESEMTAALVSQSYAATVAMPTTMPSSSAVTGYSEDGGTKKGEVIPEHEFAASPVCLDDENEFPPINSCRGRSRSGQGRRT; via the exons ATGGAGACTGTTGAGGAAGCCGAAGGATCCGGGGGACCGGGCGGTCAGGGCGGACTGATCTGCGCCTCTTTCAACCAAGATACAAC ATCCCTCGCAGTTGGTACAAAAAATGGCTACAGGTTGTTTTCTGTGACTTCAGTAGACAGACTGGACCGCGTCCATGAAAGCA TTCATTTCCTAGCAGTTGACGAAAAGGACACTAGGGGGCAGACGACACCCAGAACTGATGCACACACAGCCCCCTGCACGGACACCATTTTGAAAAAGCCTTTGGCAA CAGAAAGCCCAGATGTGTACATCGTGGAGAGGCTCTTCTCCAGCAGTCTGGTGGTGGTGGTCAGCCTCTCCATGCCTCGCCGTATGAACGTGTACCACTTCAAGAAAGGGACAGAGATATGCAACTACAGCTACTCCAACAACATCCTGGCTGTGCGTTTGAACCGCCAG AGACTGATAGTCTGTCTGGAGGAATCCATCTACATACACAATATAAAGGACATGAAGCTATTGAAAACTCTCCTCAATACGCCAATAAACCCTACAG GCTTGTGTGCACTTTCCATTAACCATTCCAACTCGTACCTGGCTTACCCTGGCAGCTCAGCTATCGGGGAGATTATAGTGTACGATGCTAATAACTTG AGCACAGTGACGATGATTCCAGCCCATGACAGCCCTCTCGCTGCTATAACCTTCAGCTCTTCAGGAACTAAATTGTCCAGCGCTTCCGAGAGG GGCACAGTCATCCGAGTCTTCTCCGTTCCAGAGGGCCTGAAGCTCTTCGAGTTCCGCAGAGGGATGAAGAG GTATGTCAGCATCAGCTCTCTCTCGTTCAGCATGGACGCTCAGTTCCTGTGCGCCTCCAGCAACACGGAGACTGTGCACATCTTCAAACTGGAACAGCACAGCCACAG CAGTCGTGATGAGGAATCTCCCACCTGGTCTGCCTATGTAGGGAAGGTGTTTTCCGCTGCCAGTAGCTACCTCCCAGCGCAGGTGTCAGACATGATGAACCAGGACCGCGCCTTTGCCACAGTGCGGCTCAACGTTTTTGGACAGAAGAACGTCTGCGCTATCTCCAC GATTCAGAAGCTGCCCCGCCTGCTGGTTGCCTCTGCGGACGGATACCTCTACATCTACAACGTGGACCCGCAGGATGGGGGCGAGTGTGTGCTGGTGAAGAAGCACAG GTTGTTTGGCTCAGACGAGGAGGAAGAGGATGCTTCAGAGAGCGAAATGACCGCTGCCCTGGTCAGCCAGTCATACGCTGCCACTGTGGCCATGCCCACTACCATGCCTTCCTCTTCAGCGGTGACTG GTTATTCGGAGGATGGAGGAACGAAGAAAGGCGAGGTGATTCCAGAACATGAATTCGCAGCCAGCCCTGTGTGTCTGGATGACGAGAATGAGTTCCCTCCA ATAAATTCGTGCCGTGGCAGGAGTCGGAGTGGACAGGGGAGGAGGACGTGA
- the wipi1 gene encoding WD repeat domain phosphoinositide-interacting protein 1 isoform X7 — METVEEAEGSGGPGGQGGLICASFNQDTTSLAVGTKNGYRLFSVTSVDRLDRVHESKSPDVYIVERLFSSSLVVVVSLSMPRRMNVYHFKKGTEICNYSYSNNILAVRLNRQRLIVCLEESIYIHNIKDMKLLKTLLNTPINPTGLCALSINHSNSYLAYPGSSAIGEIIVYDANNLSTVTMIPAHDSPLAAITFSSSGTKLSSASERGTVIRVFSVPEGLKLFEFRRGMKRYVSISSLSFSMDAQFLCASSNTETVHIFKLEQHSHSSRDEESPTWSAYVGKVFSAASSYLPAQVSDMMNQDRAFATVRLNVFGQKNVCAISTIQKLPRLLVASADGYLYIYNVDPQDGGECVLVKKHRLFGSDEEEEDASESEMTAALVSQSYAATVAMPTTMPSSSAVTGYSEDGGTKKGEVIPEHEFAASPVCLDDENEFPPINSCRGRSRSGQGRRT; from the exons ATGGAGACTGTTGAGGAAGCCGAAGGATCCGGGGGACCGGGCGGTCAGGGCGGACTGATCTGCGCCTCTTTCAACCAAGATACAAC ATCCCTCGCAGTTGGTACAAAAAATGGCTACAGGTTGTTTTCTGTGACTTCAGTAGACAGACTGGACCGCGTCCATGAAAGCA AAAGCCCAGATGTGTACATCGTGGAGAGGCTCTTCTCCAGCAGTCTGGTGGTGGTGGTCAGCCTCTCCATGCCTCGCCGTATGAACGTGTACCACTTCAAGAAAGGGACAGAGATATGCAACTACAGCTACTCCAACAACATCCTGGCTGTGCGTTTGAACCGCCAG AGACTGATAGTCTGTCTGGAGGAATCCATCTACATACACAATATAAAGGACATGAAGCTATTGAAAACTCTCCTCAATACGCCAATAAACCCTACAG GCTTGTGTGCACTTTCCATTAACCATTCCAACTCGTACCTGGCTTACCCTGGCAGCTCAGCTATCGGGGAGATTATAGTGTACGATGCTAATAACTTG AGCACAGTGACGATGATTCCAGCCCATGACAGCCCTCTCGCTGCTATAACCTTCAGCTCTTCAGGAACTAAATTGTCCAGCGCTTCCGAGAGG GGCACAGTCATCCGAGTCTTCTCCGTTCCAGAGGGCCTGAAGCTCTTCGAGTTCCGCAGAGGGATGAAGAG GTATGTCAGCATCAGCTCTCTCTCGTTCAGCATGGACGCTCAGTTCCTGTGCGCCTCCAGCAACACGGAGACTGTGCACATCTTCAAACTGGAACAGCACAGCCACAG CAGTCGTGATGAGGAATCTCCCACCTGGTCTGCCTATGTAGGGAAGGTGTTTTCCGCTGCCAGTAGCTACCTCCCAGCGCAGGTGTCAGACATGATGAACCAGGACCGCGCCTTTGCCACAGTGCGGCTCAACGTTTTTGGACAGAAGAACGTCTGCGCTATCTCCAC GATTCAGAAGCTGCCCCGCCTGCTGGTTGCCTCTGCGGACGGATACCTCTACATCTACAACGTGGACCCGCAGGATGGGGGCGAGTGTGTGCTGGTGAAGAAGCACAG GTTGTTTGGCTCAGACGAGGAGGAAGAGGATGCTTCAGAGAGCGAAATGACCGCTGCCCTGGTCAGCCAGTCATACGCTGCCACTGTGGCCATGCCCACTACCATGCCTTCCTCTTCAGCGGTGACTG GTTATTCGGAGGATGGAGGAACGAAGAAAGGCGAGGTGATTCCAGAACATGAATTCGCAGCCAGCCCTGTGTGTCTGGATGACGAGAATGAGTTCCCTCCA ATAAATTCGTGCCGTGGCAGGAGTCGGAGTGGACAGGGGAGGAGGACGTGA
- the wipi1 gene encoding WD repeat domain phosphoinositide-interacting protein 1 isoform X2, producing METVEEAEGSGGPGGQGGLICASFNQDTTSLAVGTKNGYRLFSVTSVDRLDRVHESTVHFLAVDEKDTRGQTTPRTDAHTAPCTDTILKKPLATESPDVYIVERLFSSSLVVVVSLSMPRRMNVYHFKKGTEICNYSYSNNILAVRLNRQRLIVCLEESIYIHNIKDMKLLKTLLNTPINPTGLCALSINHSNSYLAYPGSSAIGEIIVYDANNLSTVTMIPAHDSPLAAITFSSSGTKLSSASERGTVIRVFSVPEGLKLFEFRRGMKRYVSISSLSFSMDAQFLCASSNTETVHIFKLEQHSHSRDEESPTWSAYVGKVFSAASSYLPAQVSDMMNQDRAFATVRLNVFGQKNVCAISTIQKLPRLLVASADGYLYIYNVDPQDGGECVLVKKHRLFGSDEEEEDASESEMTAALVSQSYAATVAMPTTMPSSSAVTGYSEDGGTKKGEVIPEHEFAASPVCLDDENEFPPINSCRGRSRSGQGRRT from the exons ATGGAGACTGTTGAGGAAGCCGAAGGATCCGGGGGACCGGGCGGTCAGGGCGGACTGATCTGCGCCTCTTTCAACCAAGATACAAC ATCCCTCGCAGTTGGTACAAAAAATGGCTACAGGTTGTTTTCTGTGACTTCAGTAGACAGACTGGACCGCGTCCATGAAAGCA CAGTTCATTTCCTAGCAGTTGACGAAAAGGACACTAGGGGGCAGACGACACCCAGAACTGATGCACACACAGCCCCCTGCACGGACACCATTTTGAAAAAGCCTTTGGCAA CAGAAAGCCCAGATGTGTACATCGTGGAGAGGCTCTTCTCCAGCAGTCTGGTGGTGGTGGTCAGCCTCTCCATGCCTCGCCGTATGAACGTGTACCACTTCAAGAAAGGGACAGAGATATGCAACTACAGCTACTCCAACAACATCCTGGCTGTGCGTTTGAACCGCCAG AGACTGATAGTCTGTCTGGAGGAATCCATCTACATACACAATATAAAGGACATGAAGCTATTGAAAACTCTCCTCAATACGCCAATAAACCCTACAG GCTTGTGTGCACTTTCCATTAACCATTCCAACTCGTACCTGGCTTACCCTGGCAGCTCAGCTATCGGGGAGATTATAGTGTACGATGCTAATAACTTG AGCACAGTGACGATGATTCCAGCCCATGACAGCCCTCTCGCTGCTATAACCTTCAGCTCTTCAGGAACTAAATTGTCCAGCGCTTCCGAGAGG GGCACAGTCATCCGAGTCTTCTCCGTTCCAGAGGGCCTGAAGCTCTTCGAGTTCCGCAGAGGGATGAAGAG GTATGTCAGCATCAGCTCTCTCTCGTTCAGCATGGACGCTCAGTTCCTGTGCGCCTCCAGCAACACGGAGACTGTGCACATCTTCAAACTGGAACAGCACAGCCACAG TCGTGATGAGGAATCTCCCACCTGGTCTGCCTATGTAGGGAAGGTGTTTTCCGCTGCCAGTAGCTACCTCCCAGCGCAGGTGTCAGACATGATGAACCAGGACCGCGCCTTTGCCACAGTGCGGCTCAACGTTTTTGGACAGAAGAACGTCTGCGCTATCTCCAC GATTCAGAAGCTGCCCCGCCTGCTGGTTGCCTCTGCGGACGGATACCTCTACATCTACAACGTGGACCCGCAGGATGGGGGCGAGTGTGTGCTGGTGAAGAAGCACAG GTTGTTTGGCTCAGACGAGGAGGAAGAGGATGCTTCAGAGAGCGAAATGACCGCTGCCCTGGTCAGCCAGTCATACGCTGCCACTGTGGCCATGCCCACTACCATGCCTTCCTCTTCAGCGGTGACTG GTTATTCGGAGGATGGAGGAACGAAGAAAGGCGAGGTGATTCCAGAACATGAATTCGCAGCCAGCCCTGTGTGTCTGGATGACGAGAATGAGTTCCCTCCA ATAAATTCGTGCCGTGGCAGGAGTCGGAGTGGACAGGGGAGGAGGACGTGA
- the wipi1 gene encoding WD repeat domain phosphoinositide-interacting protein 1 isoform X5 yields the protein METVEEAEGSGGPGGQGGLICASFNQDTTSLAVGTKNGYRLFSVTSVDRLDRVHESTESPDVYIVERLFSSSLVVVVSLSMPRRMNVYHFKKGTEICNYSYSNNILAVRLNRQRLIVCLEESIYIHNIKDMKLLKTLLNTPINPTGLCALSINHSNSYLAYPGSSAIGEIIVYDANNLSTVTMIPAHDSPLAAITFSSSGTKLSSASERGTVIRVFSVPEGLKLFEFRRGMKRYVSISSLSFSMDAQFLCASSNTETVHIFKLEQHSHSSRDEESPTWSAYVGKVFSAASSYLPAQVSDMMNQDRAFATVRLNVFGQKNVCAISTIQKLPRLLVASADGYLYIYNVDPQDGGECVLVKKHRLFGSDEEEEDASESEMTAALVSQSYAATVAMPTTMPSSSAVTGYSEDGGTKKGEVIPEHEFAASPVCLDDENEFPPINSCRGRSRSGQGRRT from the exons ATGGAGACTGTTGAGGAAGCCGAAGGATCCGGGGGACCGGGCGGTCAGGGCGGACTGATCTGCGCCTCTTTCAACCAAGATACAAC ATCCCTCGCAGTTGGTACAAAAAATGGCTACAGGTTGTTTTCTGTGACTTCAGTAGACAGACTGGACCGCGTCCATGAAAGCA CAGAAAGCCCAGATGTGTACATCGTGGAGAGGCTCTTCTCCAGCAGTCTGGTGGTGGTGGTCAGCCTCTCCATGCCTCGCCGTATGAACGTGTACCACTTCAAGAAAGGGACAGAGATATGCAACTACAGCTACTCCAACAACATCCTGGCTGTGCGTTTGAACCGCCAG AGACTGATAGTCTGTCTGGAGGAATCCATCTACATACACAATATAAAGGACATGAAGCTATTGAAAACTCTCCTCAATACGCCAATAAACCCTACAG GCTTGTGTGCACTTTCCATTAACCATTCCAACTCGTACCTGGCTTACCCTGGCAGCTCAGCTATCGGGGAGATTATAGTGTACGATGCTAATAACTTG AGCACAGTGACGATGATTCCAGCCCATGACAGCCCTCTCGCTGCTATAACCTTCAGCTCTTCAGGAACTAAATTGTCCAGCGCTTCCGAGAGG GGCACAGTCATCCGAGTCTTCTCCGTTCCAGAGGGCCTGAAGCTCTTCGAGTTCCGCAGAGGGATGAAGAG GTATGTCAGCATCAGCTCTCTCTCGTTCAGCATGGACGCTCAGTTCCTGTGCGCCTCCAGCAACACGGAGACTGTGCACATCTTCAAACTGGAACAGCACAGCCACAG CAGTCGTGATGAGGAATCTCCCACCTGGTCTGCCTATGTAGGGAAGGTGTTTTCCGCTGCCAGTAGCTACCTCCCAGCGCAGGTGTCAGACATGATGAACCAGGACCGCGCCTTTGCCACAGTGCGGCTCAACGTTTTTGGACAGAAGAACGTCTGCGCTATCTCCAC GATTCAGAAGCTGCCCCGCCTGCTGGTTGCCTCTGCGGACGGATACCTCTACATCTACAACGTGGACCCGCAGGATGGGGGCGAGTGTGTGCTGGTGAAGAAGCACAG GTTGTTTGGCTCAGACGAGGAGGAAGAGGATGCTTCAGAGAGCGAAATGACCGCTGCCCTGGTCAGCCAGTCATACGCTGCCACTGTGGCCATGCCCACTACCATGCCTTCCTCTTCAGCGGTGACTG GTTATTCGGAGGATGGAGGAACGAAGAAAGGCGAGGTGATTCCAGAACATGAATTCGCAGCCAGCCCTGTGTGTCTGGATGACGAGAATGAGTTCCCTCCA ATAAATTCGTGCCGTGGCAGGAGTCGGAGTGGACAGGGGAGGAGGACGTGA
- the wipi1 gene encoding WD repeat domain phosphoinositide-interacting protein 1 isoform X1 has translation METVEEAEGSGGPGGQGGLICASFNQDTTSLAVGTKNGYRLFSVTSVDRLDRVHESTVHFLAVDEKDTRGQTTPRTDAHTAPCTDTILKKPLATESPDVYIVERLFSSSLVVVVSLSMPRRMNVYHFKKGTEICNYSYSNNILAVRLNRQRLIVCLEESIYIHNIKDMKLLKTLLNTPINPTGLCALSINHSNSYLAYPGSSAIGEIIVYDANNLSTVTMIPAHDSPLAAITFSSSGTKLSSASERGTVIRVFSVPEGLKLFEFRRGMKRYVSISSLSFSMDAQFLCASSNTETVHIFKLEQHSHSSRDEESPTWSAYVGKVFSAASSYLPAQVSDMMNQDRAFATVRLNVFGQKNVCAISTIQKLPRLLVASADGYLYIYNVDPQDGGECVLVKKHRLFGSDEEEEDASESEMTAALVSQSYAATVAMPTTMPSSSAVTGYSEDGGTKKGEVIPEHEFAASPVCLDDENEFPPINSCRGRSRSGQGRRT, from the exons ATGGAGACTGTTGAGGAAGCCGAAGGATCCGGGGGACCGGGCGGTCAGGGCGGACTGATCTGCGCCTCTTTCAACCAAGATACAAC ATCCCTCGCAGTTGGTACAAAAAATGGCTACAGGTTGTTTTCTGTGACTTCAGTAGACAGACTGGACCGCGTCCATGAAAGCA CAGTTCATTTCCTAGCAGTTGACGAAAAGGACACTAGGGGGCAGACGACACCCAGAACTGATGCACACACAGCCCCCTGCACGGACACCATTTTGAAAAAGCCTTTGGCAA CAGAAAGCCCAGATGTGTACATCGTGGAGAGGCTCTTCTCCAGCAGTCTGGTGGTGGTGGTCAGCCTCTCCATGCCTCGCCGTATGAACGTGTACCACTTCAAGAAAGGGACAGAGATATGCAACTACAGCTACTCCAACAACATCCTGGCTGTGCGTTTGAACCGCCAG AGACTGATAGTCTGTCTGGAGGAATCCATCTACATACACAATATAAAGGACATGAAGCTATTGAAAACTCTCCTCAATACGCCAATAAACCCTACAG GCTTGTGTGCACTTTCCATTAACCATTCCAACTCGTACCTGGCTTACCCTGGCAGCTCAGCTATCGGGGAGATTATAGTGTACGATGCTAATAACTTG AGCACAGTGACGATGATTCCAGCCCATGACAGCCCTCTCGCTGCTATAACCTTCAGCTCTTCAGGAACTAAATTGTCCAGCGCTTCCGAGAGG GGCACAGTCATCCGAGTCTTCTCCGTTCCAGAGGGCCTGAAGCTCTTCGAGTTCCGCAGAGGGATGAAGAG GTATGTCAGCATCAGCTCTCTCTCGTTCAGCATGGACGCTCAGTTCCTGTGCGCCTCCAGCAACACGGAGACTGTGCACATCTTCAAACTGGAACAGCACAGCCACAG CAGTCGTGATGAGGAATCTCCCACCTGGTCTGCCTATGTAGGGAAGGTGTTTTCCGCTGCCAGTAGCTACCTCCCAGCGCAGGTGTCAGACATGATGAACCAGGACCGCGCCTTTGCCACAGTGCGGCTCAACGTTTTTGGACAGAAGAACGTCTGCGCTATCTCCAC GATTCAGAAGCTGCCCCGCCTGCTGGTTGCCTCTGCGGACGGATACCTCTACATCTACAACGTGGACCCGCAGGATGGGGGCGAGTGTGTGCTGGTGAAGAAGCACAG GTTGTTTGGCTCAGACGAGGAGGAAGAGGATGCTTCAGAGAGCGAAATGACCGCTGCCCTGGTCAGCCAGTCATACGCTGCCACTGTGGCCATGCCCACTACCATGCCTTCCTCTTCAGCGGTGACTG GTTATTCGGAGGATGGAGGAACGAAGAAAGGCGAGGTGATTCCAGAACATGAATTCGCAGCCAGCCCTGTGTGTCTGGATGACGAGAATGAGTTCCCTCCA ATAAATTCGTGCCGTGGCAGGAGTCGGAGTGGACAGGGGAGGAGGACGTGA
- the wipi1 gene encoding WD repeat domain phosphoinositide-interacting protein 1 isoform X3 has product METVEEAEGSGGPGGQGGLICASFNQDTTSLAVGTKNGYRLFSVTSVDRLDRVHESTVHFLAVDEKDTRGQTTPRTDAHTAPCTDTILKKPLAKSPDVYIVERLFSSSLVVVVSLSMPRRMNVYHFKKGTEICNYSYSNNILAVRLNRQRLIVCLEESIYIHNIKDMKLLKTLLNTPINPTGLCALSINHSNSYLAYPGSSAIGEIIVYDANNLSTVTMIPAHDSPLAAITFSSSGTKLSSASERGTVIRVFSVPEGLKLFEFRRGMKRYVSISSLSFSMDAQFLCASSNTETVHIFKLEQHSHSSRDEESPTWSAYVGKVFSAASSYLPAQVSDMMNQDRAFATVRLNVFGQKNVCAISTIQKLPRLLVASADGYLYIYNVDPQDGGECVLVKKHRLFGSDEEEEDASESEMTAALVSQSYAATVAMPTTMPSSSAVTGYSEDGGTKKGEVIPEHEFAASPVCLDDENEFPPINSCRGRSRSGQGRRT; this is encoded by the exons ATGGAGACTGTTGAGGAAGCCGAAGGATCCGGGGGACCGGGCGGTCAGGGCGGACTGATCTGCGCCTCTTTCAACCAAGATACAAC ATCCCTCGCAGTTGGTACAAAAAATGGCTACAGGTTGTTTTCTGTGACTTCAGTAGACAGACTGGACCGCGTCCATGAAAGCA CAGTTCATTTCCTAGCAGTTGACGAAAAGGACACTAGGGGGCAGACGACACCCAGAACTGATGCACACACAGCCCCCTGCACGGACACCATTTTGAAAAAGCCTTTGGCAA AAAGCCCAGATGTGTACATCGTGGAGAGGCTCTTCTCCAGCAGTCTGGTGGTGGTGGTCAGCCTCTCCATGCCTCGCCGTATGAACGTGTACCACTTCAAGAAAGGGACAGAGATATGCAACTACAGCTACTCCAACAACATCCTGGCTGTGCGTTTGAACCGCCAG AGACTGATAGTCTGTCTGGAGGAATCCATCTACATACACAATATAAAGGACATGAAGCTATTGAAAACTCTCCTCAATACGCCAATAAACCCTACAG GCTTGTGTGCACTTTCCATTAACCATTCCAACTCGTACCTGGCTTACCCTGGCAGCTCAGCTATCGGGGAGATTATAGTGTACGATGCTAATAACTTG AGCACAGTGACGATGATTCCAGCCCATGACAGCCCTCTCGCTGCTATAACCTTCAGCTCTTCAGGAACTAAATTGTCCAGCGCTTCCGAGAGG GGCACAGTCATCCGAGTCTTCTCCGTTCCAGAGGGCCTGAAGCTCTTCGAGTTCCGCAGAGGGATGAAGAG GTATGTCAGCATCAGCTCTCTCTCGTTCAGCATGGACGCTCAGTTCCTGTGCGCCTCCAGCAACACGGAGACTGTGCACATCTTCAAACTGGAACAGCACAGCCACAG CAGTCGTGATGAGGAATCTCCCACCTGGTCTGCCTATGTAGGGAAGGTGTTTTCCGCTGCCAGTAGCTACCTCCCAGCGCAGGTGTCAGACATGATGAACCAGGACCGCGCCTTTGCCACAGTGCGGCTCAACGTTTTTGGACAGAAGAACGTCTGCGCTATCTCCAC GATTCAGAAGCTGCCCCGCCTGCTGGTTGCCTCTGCGGACGGATACCTCTACATCTACAACGTGGACCCGCAGGATGGGGGCGAGTGTGTGCTGGTGAAGAAGCACAG GTTGTTTGGCTCAGACGAGGAGGAAGAGGATGCTTCAGAGAGCGAAATGACCGCTGCCCTGGTCAGCCAGTCATACGCTGCCACTGTGGCCATGCCCACTACCATGCCTTCCTCTTCAGCGGTGACTG GTTATTCGGAGGATGGAGGAACGAAGAAAGGCGAGGTGATTCCAGAACATGAATTCGCAGCCAGCCCTGTGTGTCTGGATGACGAGAATGAGTTCCCTCCA ATAAATTCGTGCCGTGGCAGGAGTCGGAGTGGACAGGGGAGGAGGACGTGA